The Oncorhynchus masou masou isolate Uvic2021 chromosome 31, UVic_Omas_1.1, whole genome shotgun sequence genome includes a region encoding these proteins:
- the LOC135524910 gene encoding uncharacterized protein LOC135524910, with amino-acid sequence MLADVSQEIPQIHTQADTTHPTPRRHHYPTPRRHHIPHSQETPHTPRPGRHPTPHAQETPHTPLPGDTTHPTPRQTPHTLRPGSHHIPYAQAATTYSTPRRHHIPHAQADTTYPTPRQTPHTPRPGRHHIPHAQAVTTYPTPRQPPHTLCPGDTTYPIPRQTPHTPRPGRHHIPHTQADTTYPTPRRHHIPHAQADTTHPTPRRHHIPHAQETPHTPRPGRHHIPHAQADTTYPTPRQPPHTLCPGDTTYPTPRQTPHTPHPGRHHTPHAQETPHTPRPGSHHIPYAQAATTHPTPRQIPHTPRPGDTTYPTPKRHHTPHAQETPHTPRPGRHHIPHAQADTTYPTPRQIPHTPRPGDTTYPTPSCSAQ; translated from the exons ATGTTAGCCGATGTTAGCCAGGAGATACCACAAATccacacccaggcagacaccacacaccccacacccaGGAGACACCACTACCCCACGCCCAggagacaccacataccccactcCCAGGAGACACCACAcaccccacgcccaggcagacaccCCACACCCCACGCCCAggagacaccacataccccactcCCAGGAGACACCACAcaccccacgcccaggcagacaccacataccctaCGCCCAGGCAGCCACCACATACCCTACGCCCAGGCAGCCACCACATACTCCACGCCCAggagacaccacataccccacgcccaggcagacaccacataccccacgcccaggcagacaccacataccccacgcccaggcagacaccacataccccacgcccaggcagtcaccacataccccacacccAGGCAGCCACCACATACCCTATGCCCAggagacaccacataccccattcccaggcagacaccacataccccacgcccaggcagacaccacataccccacacccaggcagataccacataccccacgcccaggagacaccacataccccacgcccaggcagacaccacacaccccacGCCCAggagacaccacataccccacgcccaggagacaccacataccccacgcccaggcagacaccacataccccacgcccaggcagacaccacataccccacacccAGGCAGCCACCACATACCCTATGCCCAggagacaccacataccccactcccaggcagacaccacataccccacacccaggcagacaccacacaccccacGCCCAGGAGACACCACACACCCCACGCCCAGGCAGCCACCACATACCCTACGCCCAGGCAGCCACCACACACCCCACGCCCAGACAGAtaccacataccccacgcccaggagacaccacataccccacgcccaaGAGACACCACACACCCCACGCCCAggagacaccacataccccacgcccaggcagacaccacataccccacgcccaggcagacaccacataccctaCGCCCAGGCAGAtaccacataccccacgcccaggagacaccacataccccacgcccag CTGCTCTGCACAGTAG